A region from the Lolium perenne isolate Kyuss_39 chromosome 4, Kyuss_2.0, whole genome shotgun sequence genome encodes:
- the LOC139839132 gene encoding uncharacterized protein: MAQLLRLMMEDREAARAERQANLATLQHLAQIATGNANNNNGGDGNADPRSKLKDFQSTNPPIFSKCTEPLDADDWLRTIENNQEVSGVGIDEKVLFATHYLSGPARAWWENVKAIQAEGHVINWEEFKAKFRKMHIPFGLIKLMKDKFMNLRQGSMSVVDYLDKFTTLSRYAPEDTNTEEKKKDRFLNGLHDELQSILVAVPYPDLESLVDASIMVESKRKNAIENRKRKAMMLQGSSSTQQPRSLPPPRPAPHQQRTSPPAPRPNNLNQNPKYNHQNITVRKPPNGCYACGHPDHYSNKCPNLVTTGQRPNAPKPNQGQSRIASGRNQNHMRPAGPPRGHLNHVNAEEAQEAPDIVLGTFPVNSVSSTVLFDSGASHSFVTKPFARKSGLRPTIMQRPMLVQIPGSSTKTDLSCKDVPIDIQGKRFYADLIVLGEQGLEVILGMNWMVKYKGHIDCVRRAITLTAEDGEVVEHVATIPSSKVFMKYLDQFVVVFIDDILIYSKNEEEHAEHLRIVLGTLREHQLYAKFSKCEFWLKEVGFLGHFISAGGVSVDPSKIQSIMEKKAPTNQTEVRAFLGLAGYYRKFVEGFSSIARPLTQLLKKDKKFEWTDKCEASFQELKKRLVTAPVLTMPDITKDFDVYCDASKLGLGSVLMQEGKVIAYLSRQLRPHEMNYPTHDLELAAVVHALKTWRHYLVGNRCEIYTDHKSLKYIFTQRELNMRQSRWMELIKDYDLGIHYHPGKANVVADALSREPCSLNALIKIAQPKLYEELEEFGLELVSHGFLANLELKPTLFDQIKEAQVGHESIEGIKRRMDREEVPGFAIDAEGVLWLSINDQLDYSNPSKFPNGNGKKSEWISLLDFLNLSVVMTPSGLFSIDSPRSPISSQSRPLSPEPG, encoded by the exons ATGGCACAACTTCTGCGCCTTATGATGGAAGACCGTGAGGCAGCCCGTGCAGAGCGCCAAGCTAACCTTGCTACCCTTCAGCACCTCGCTCAAATTGCTACCGGAAACGCCAACAACAATAATGGCGGGGATGGTAATGCAGACCCTCGCTCCAAGCTGAAGGATTTCCAGAGCACCAATCCACCTATCTTCTCCAAGTGCACTGAACCCCTCGACGCTGATGACTGGCTTCGCACCATTGAGAACAACCAGGAGGTTTCTGGAGTCGGCATTGATGAGAAGGTGTTATTCGCCACTCATTACCTTTCTGGTCCTGCACGCGCTTGGTGGGAAAATGTCAAGGCTATTCAAGCTGAAGGACACGTCATCAACTGGGAAGAATTCAAGGCCAAGTTCCGCAAGATGCATATCCCCTTTGGACTGATCAAGCTCATGAAGGACAAGTTCATGAACCTGAGGCAAGGAAGTATGTCTGTGGTGGATTACCTAGACAAATTCACCACCCTGTCTAGGTATGCTCCTGAAGATACCAACaccgaagagaagaagaaggaccgCTTTCTGAACGGTTTGCACGATGAGCTGCAAAGTATTTTAGTAGCTGTCCCATACCCCGACCTTGAGTCTCTGGTGGATGCTTCCATCATGGTTGAGAGCAAGCGCAAGAATGCAATTGAGAATCGCAAGCGCAAGGCAATGATGTTGCAAGGAAGCTCCAGCACTCAGCAACCCCGCAGTCTGCCCCCACCTAGGCCAGCGCCCCATCAGCAGAGAACATCACCCCCTGCACCTCGTCCCAACAACCTCAACCAAAATCCCAAGTACAATCACCAGAACATCACTGTCCGCAAACCCCCCAATGGATGCTACGCCTGCGGACACCCGGATCATTACTCTAACAAGTGTCCCAACCTAGTGACTACCGGACAGCGCCCCAATGCGCCCAAGCCAAATCAAGGACAATCTCGCATTGCTTCTGGCAGGAACCAAAACCATATGAGGCCAGCTGGACCACCTAGAGGACACCTGAACCATGTCAACgctgaagaagctcaggaagctccGGATATTGTTCTGGGTACGTTCCCTGTCAACTCAGTATCCTCCACTGTCTTGTTTGACTCCGGGGCATCGCACTCCTTTGTTACTAAGCCGTTTGCTAGGAAGAGTGGTTTGAGACCTACGATCATGCAACGTCCTATGTTAGTCCAAATTCCGGGATCCTCCACCAAAACGGATCTATCCTGCAAGGATGTTCCTATAGATATTCAGGGGAAGCGTTTCTACGCGGATTTGATCGTATTAGGAGAGCAAGGCTTAGAAGTTATCCTTGGGATGAATTGGATGGTGAAGTATAAGGGTCACATAGATTGTGTTCGCCGAGCCATCACATTAACTGCTGAGGACGGAGAAGTAGTTGAGCATGTGGCGACCATACCTTCATCGAAG gtGTTCATGAAGTACCTCGACCAGTTCGTCGTGGTTttcatcgacgatattctgatctactccaagaaTGAAGAAGAGCATGCTGAACATCTGCGGATCGTTTTGGGAACTCTCCGCGAACATCAGCTTTACGCCAAGTTTAGTAAATGTGAATTTTggctgaaagaagtaggattccttgGCCATTTCATTTCTGCCGGAGGAGTGTCAGTCGACCCGTCCAAAATTCAGTCCATCATGGAGAAGAAAGCCCCTACCAATCAGACCGAAGTCCGCGcctttctaggattggcgggttattaccgcaaGTTCGTTGAGGGATTCTCCAGCATTGCGAGACCCTTAACGCAGCtgttgaagaaggataagaagttcgaatggaccgacaaatgtgaggcGAGTTTTCAGGAACTCAAGAAGCGATTAGTTACAGCCCCCGTCTTGACCATGCCCGATATCaccaaggattttgatgtgtactGCGATGCATCAAAATTGGGTCTGGgaagtgtgttgatgcaagaaggcaaggtgatagccTATTTGTCAAGGCAACTTCGACCGCACGAGATGAACTACCCCAcgcatgacttagagcttgctGCTGTAGTTCACGCCCTGAAGACTTGGCGCCACTATCTAGTGGGAAATCGCTGTGAAATCTACACCGATCACAAGAGTCTGAAGTACATCTTCACTCAgcgggagctgaatatgaggcagagcaGATGGATGGAGCTTATCAAGGACTACGATCTCGGTATTCATTATCATCCCGGTAAGGCCAATGTCGTAGCTGATGCCCTTAGTCGAGAGCCATGTTCATTGAACGCCCTGATCAAAATTGCTCAACCCAAGCTGTATGAAGAACTTGAAGAGTTCGGCCTCGAGCTCGTTAGCCATGGTTTTCTGGCAAATCTCGAGTTGAAGCCTACCTTGTTCGATCAAATCAAAGAAGCTCAAGTGGGTCATGAGAGTATCGAGGGAATCAAGCGTAGGATGGATAGGGAAGAAGTCCCTGGTTTCGCGATTGATGCTGAAGGAGTTTTGTG GCTGAGCATCAACGACCAGCTGGACTACTCCAACCCCTCCAAGTTCCcgaatggaaatgggaagaagtCGGAATGGATTTCATTACTGGACTTCCTAAATCTCAGCGTGGTCATGACTCCATCTGGGTTATTCTCGATCGACTCACcaaggtcgcccatttcatcccAGTCAAGACCACTTTCCCCGGAACCCGGCTAG